The proteins below come from a single Treponema phagedenis genomic window:
- a CDS encoding response regulator, with amino-acid sequence MISKQDFPTINDRAPDGQKPDGTRYRVLVVDDSIFVSKQIGQILTSEGYEVAGTAADGLEGVEKYKAMCPNVDLVTMDITMPKMDGITALEQIMDFDKNAKVVMISALGKEELVKKALLLGAKNYIVKPLDRKKVLERISNVLAK; translated from the coding sequence ATGATTTCCAAACAAGATTTTCCGACAATTAATGATCGCGCACCTGATGGACAAAAACCTGACGGGACACGCTACCGCGTACTGGTGGTTGATGATTCCATATTTGTTTCAAAACAAATAGGTCAAATTTTGACTAGCGAAGGGTATGAGGTTGCAGGGACAGCAGCAGATGGCTTAGAAGGCGTTGAAAAATATAAAGCAATGTGCCCTAATGTAGATCTTGTAACAATGGATATAACCATGCCAAAAATGGATGGAATTACGGCTTTAGAGCAAATAATGGATTTTGATAAAAATGCGAAAGTTGTAATGATTTCCGCTCTTGGAAAAGAAGAATTAGTAAAAAAAGCTCTTCTTTTAGGTGCTAAAAACTATATTGTTAAGCCGCTTGATCGAAAAAAGGTTCTTGAGCGCATTTCAAACGTTTTAGCAAAATAA
- a CDS encoding hexokinase family protein — MEPLYKVAAFFGRHNFDVNGPNINTVIDCLLFEMKGGLEKDPVLPPNTGPALDMIPTWIFPPEEAPKNKKVIVIDAGGTNFRSCLVHFDEKGVPTISDLEKQAMPATDREYSKAEFFETIASFLDHLKDKADRIGFCFSYAMKISPDGDGEVIQFSKEIKAPEVIGSFVGKNLSEALVKRGWKKPEKIMLLNDTAAALLAGASTAVKGRRYDSYVGFIYGTGMNSAYIEYEPIPKIQNNKEVPHIPAAQIVVCESGKSNKVPRSKLDDAFAKTTNVPEIYLFEKMCSGAYFGALASLILRTAANEGLFSKPVNAALQNMQDFTPADMDKFFYAPHAEDTLIGGIAAKGTEDDRELIFRLLDALVRRAAKFAAANIAASVIKSGKGKNPALPVCVLAEGTTFLKMHNMRNRTLGYLNTVLTEERGIYFELISIDNAVTFGSAIAGLL, encoded by the coding sequence ATGGAACCTCTTTATAAAGTAGCAGCATTTTTTGGGCGCCACAATTTTGATGTAAACGGGCCCAATATTAATACGGTTATTGATTGTCTTTTGTTTGAGATGAAAGGCGGGTTGGAAAAGGATCCAGTACTGCCGCCGAATACGGGGCCTGCACTGGATATGATTCCCACATGGATATTTCCGCCGGAAGAGGCGCCGAAAAATAAAAAGGTTATAGTCATTGATGCAGGCGGAACGAATTTCCGCTCCTGCTTAGTGCACTTTGACGAAAAAGGGGTTCCGACCATCAGTGATTTGGAAAAACAGGCGATGCCGGCAACTGACCGTGAATACAGCAAGGCGGAATTCTTTGAAACCATCGCCTCGTTTTTGGATCATTTAAAAGACAAGGCGGATAGAATCGGTTTTTGTTTTTCGTATGCAATGAAAATAAGTCCCGACGGCGACGGCGAGGTTATTCAGTTTTCCAAAGAGATCAAAGCCCCTGAAGTAATCGGCTCCTTTGTCGGAAAAAATTTATCCGAAGCCTTGGTAAAGCGGGGCTGGAAAAAGCCTGAAAAAATTATGCTCCTCAATGATACGGCTGCTGCCCTGCTTGCGGGAGCTTCAACAGCGGTAAAAGGAAGGCGGTATGATTCCTATGTAGGATTTATCTACGGTACCGGAATGAACAGCGCATATATCGAATACGAGCCGATCCCGAAAATTCAAAATAACAAAGAGGTTCCCCATATTCCCGCCGCGCAAATTGTCGTTTGTGAATCGGGAAAATCAAATAAAGTGCCGCGCAGTAAACTTGACGATGCCTTTGCAAAGACAACCAATGTGCCGGAAATTTATCTTTTTGAAAAGATGTGTTCCGGCGCTTATTTCGGTGCGCTTGCCTCCCTTATACTGCGAACCGCCGCAAATGAAGGCTTGTTTTCAAAGCCGGTAAATGCCGCCCTGCAAAACATGCAGGATTTTACCCCCGCCGATATGGATAAATTCTTTTATGCGCCCCACGCCGAAGACACTTTGATCGGCGGCATTGCCGCAAAGGGAACCGAAGATGACCGCGAACTAATCTTTAGACTGCTGGATGCCCTTGTACGACGCGCCGCAAAATTCGCAGCGGCAAATATTGCGGCTTCCGTTATCAAAAGCGGCAAAGGAAAAAATCCCGCATTGCCGGTCTGTGTGCTTGCCGAAGGAACCACCTTCTTAAAAATGCACAACATGCGCAACAGAACACTTGGATATTTAAACACAGTCCTCACCGAAGAGCGGGGAATTTATTTTGAGCTTATCTCAATTGACAATGCGGTAACCTTTGGCTCCGCCATTGCCGGATTGCTGTAA
- a CDS encoding DUF2764 family protein encodes MASYYYLVAQLPSLQPNLAPPLSTAQFRELSLRFLSKKDAAILEKLSLEPPIEYEKTGSVFLDNWYRFERELRVTLAQARASRLRWNVPESVKKAEVSDIGLVQAVRAATDFDDPLEAETYLDKLRFAAADRFMPQDYFTADAVFAYGIKLLLLERMAHFTVEEGKKEYTVLYNTILGESYDRK; translated from the coding sequence ATGGCTTCTTATTATTATTTGGTTGCACAATTACCTTCCTTACAGCCGAATCTGGCGCCCCCTTTAAGTACAGCGCAATTTAGAGAACTTTCTTTGCGTTTTCTGTCAAAAAAAGATGCTGCAATTTTAGAAAAACTTTCATTAGAGCCGCCGATTGAATATGAAAAAACAGGCTCTGTTTTTTTAGATAACTGGTATCGTTTTGAGCGGGAATTGCGGGTAACGCTTGCGCAAGCACGCGCATCAAGGCTACGGTGGAATGTCCCCGAATCGGTCAAAAAAGCGGAAGTATCCGATATCGGGTTGGTACAGGCGGTTCGTGCAGCAACGGATTTTGATGACCCTTTAGAAGCGGAAACTTATCTTGACAAATTGCGTTTTGCCGCCGCAGATCGGTTCATGCCACAGGATTATTTTACAGCGGATGCGGTATTTGCCTATGGTATAAAACTTTTACTTTTAGAACGCATGGCTCATTTTACTGTTGAAGAGGGCAAAAAAGAGTATACAGTACTTTATAACACTATTCTTGGAGAATCATATGATAGAAAATGA
- a CDS encoding V-type ATP synthase subunit E family protein yields the protein MEIQLQELVDKIKQAGVAPAEEQAAKLISDAEDKARSIIDDAHAEAKQIIQTAKTEAERFDQAAVASIFQAGRNTLLSFRDNLLAQLDAFIKTETLKAYDRDVLRNLIPEAVLAWIKNTGNDDLSIILSPEDADALKNVLLTGLKEKLSSGIEIKADDQVEGGFRIATKDGAAYYDFSAEAVANLFSSYINPRTAEILKTAAKEL from the coding sequence ATGGAAATACAATTACAGGAGCTTGTCGATAAAATTAAGCAAGCCGGTGTCGCTCCCGCAGAAGAGCAAGCGGCGAAGCTTATCAGTGATGCTGAAGACAAGGCTCGCAGTATTATTGATGATGCACATGCGGAGGCAAAACAGATTATCCAAACAGCAAAGACGGAAGCCGAACGTTTTGATCAAGCAGCGGTCGCCTCCATTTTTCAGGCAGGAAGAAACACGCTTCTTTCTTTTCGGGATAATTTACTTGCGCAACTGGATGCGTTTATAAAAACCGAAACCCTAAAAGCATACGATAGAGATGTTTTGCGAAATTTAATTCCCGAAGCGGTACTGGCATGGATTAAAAACACCGGGAATGATGATCTTTCAATTATTCTTTCCCCTGAAGATGCAGATGCACTTAAAAATGTTCTGTTGACGGGATTAAAAGAAAAGCTTTCTTCAGGTATTGAAATCAAAGCTGATGATCAGGTTGAAGGAGGCTTTAGAATCGCAACAAAAGACGGTGCCGCTTACTATGATTTTTCCGCAGAAGCGGTTGCAAACCTTTTTTCTTCCTATATAAATCCGCGTACCGCTGAAATTCTTAAAACGGCGGCAAAGGAGCTTTAA
- a CDS encoding chromosome segregation SMC family protein codes for MFLKSLEIFGFKSFADRTRIEFSEGITALLGPNGCGKSNVVDAIKWVLGEQSPKTLRADKMEDVIFNGTETRKPLNVAEVTFTISNETGILDLDIPEIAIKRRLFRSGESEYFINNNPAKLKEIRELFWDTGVGKVAYSVMEQGKIDQILSSKPEDRRYLFEEAAGITKFKIRRMEAERKLEKTQENMRQIDGILQEVSKSYETLKKQAEQTKRYRKLKDEIFEDELDINLLRLKGFVDNHAQRSENIKATKEKRDSLQAEIDSIHALLSENMDEINAMETKLDGFHKEIYGLAIEQKAKQNEAQLHAQRQSELKTKIGQLEVRKSSIEERIEELRENIDEQEATILKLKAAAAAIEKNIASFEENIRLASGKITANDTAAAKLEEEITDLNGKRAKLEEALREITEDIVTELDKKLSAAGYSAKAKTETEERLFETIGKLRIFATGRKNIFSDFATVQQMVEKEREKFAISAVETFSEILSLIEQLEKDLQEYKKSSANFIDEFLAPEGIITKKRNIDSQIAENRQTIEEKRSQILNLNAENSQLAIKIAEYRKTLEELRINRAQMRAESEAAERQATLIRRELTNQEGLLKDIENEIFSEQKRFDEVKEQLLEIEGEIASIERKGRQLTESLENLEKEIGSKNSLLSSKEKKLQSFTAEMSKVQTSLEKYHLESAQLETEIKNVKDNFRELYSRELMEYEERMYKIKKSSSDLRTELAERKSHVKALGNVNLMAVEEFEEVKERYDFLNTQIADLEKASADLQRITDEIKAESTELFLATYNKIKKNFHNMFRRLFGGGRAEIRLTDPKMVLESGIDIFAQPPGKKLENIGLLSGGEKSMTAVALLFATYMVKPSPFCLLDEIDAALDEQNVIRFVTALREFANISQYIIITHNKKTVLGAKTMLGVTMEESGVSKIISIKLDHESELLRKAAIDSADDFVEEDVAPEEGVVIPPHPPKRIKTVQSQSKTLNSETQTENNADTVINTDSDTDAGAEKESERSEEASSLVSENDFSENEPDEDTENR; via the coding sequence GTGTTCTTAAAATCACTTGAAATATTCGGATTTAAATCTTTTGCAGATCGCACGCGAATTGAATTTTCTGAAGGTATTACCGCATTACTCGGTCCAAACGGTTGCGGAAAAAGTAATGTAGTTGATGCAATAAAATGGGTTTTAGGCGAGCAGTCCCCTAAAACACTTCGCGCGGATAAAATGGAAGACGTTATTTTTAACGGAACCGAAACCCGTAAGCCTTTGAATGTTGCGGAGGTTACATTTACAATCAGCAATGAAACAGGAATTCTTGATCTTGATATACCTGAAATTGCAATCAAACGGCGGCTTTTCCGTTCAGGCGAAAGTGAATATTTTATTAATAACAATCCTGCAAAACTAAAAGAAATACGCGAGCTCTTTTGGGATACCGGAGTAGGGAAGGTTGCCTATTCGGTGATGGAACAGGGAAAAATTGACCAGATTCTTTCAAGCAAGCCGGAAGATCGGCGCTATCTTTTTGAAGAAGCTGCGGGGATCACTAAATTTAAAATCCGCAGAATGGAAGCTGAGCGAAAATTGGAAAAGACGCAGGAAAACATGCGTCAGATTGACGGCATTTTACAGGAAGTAAGTAAAAGCTATGAAACATTAAAAAAACAAGCAGAGCAAACAAAACGATATCGTAAATTAAAAGATGAAATATTTGAAGATGAGCTTGATATCAATCTCTTGCGCTTAAAAGGTTTTGTTGATAATCATGCGCAGCGATCTGAAAATATTAAAGCGACAAAAGAAAAGCGCGATTCTTTACAGGCTGAAATTGACTCAATTCATGCGCTCCTTTCTGAAAATATGGATGAAATTAACGCAATGGAAACAAAGCTTGACGGATTTCATAAAGAAATTTACGGACTCGCTATTGAGCAGAAGGCAAAACAAAATGAAGCACAGCTGCATGCGCAGCGTCAAAGCGAATTAAAAACAAAAATCGGGCAGTTGGAAGTACGGAAAAGCTCTATTGAAGAACGTATTGAAGAACTGAGAGAAAATATTGATGAACAGGAAGCAACCATTCTCAAGCTTAAGGCTGCGGCGGCGGCAATAGAAAAAAATATTGCTTCTTTTGAAGAAAACATTAGGTTGGCAAGTGGTAAAATAACCGCAAATGATACCGCCGCTGCGAAACTCGAAGAAGAGATTACCGACTTAAACGGAAAGCGGGCAAAACTTGAAGAAGCGCTGCGCGAAATTACCGAAGATATTGTAACCGAACTTGATAAAAAGCTTTCCGCTGCCGGTTATTCGGCGAAGGCAAAAACGGAAACGGAAGAACGTTTGTTCGAAACAATCGGTAAACTGCGGATTTTTGCTACAGGGCGTAAAAACATTTTTTCCGATTTTGCCACCGTGCAGCAAATGGTTGAAAAAGAAAGAGAAAAGTTTGCAATTTCCGCAGTTGAAACCTTTTCCGAAATTCTTTCATTGATTGAACAACTTGAAAAAGATTTGCAAGAATATAAAAAAAGCTCTGCAAACTTTATTGATGAGTTCCTTGCTCCGGAAGGAATTATTACCAAAAAACGAAACATTGATTCTCAAATAGCAGAAAATAGACAAACAATTGAAGAAAAGCGGAGTCAAATCCTTAACTTGAATGCGGAGAATTCTCAACTTGCAATAAAAATAGCCGAATACCGCAAAACACTTGAAGAGCTGCGAATTAATAGGGCGCAAATGCGTGCAGAGTCGGAGGCTGCAGAGCGGCAAGCTACTCTTATTCGGCGTGAGCTTACCAATCAAGAAGGGCTTTTAAAAGATATCGAAAACGAAATCTTTAGCGAGCAAAAACGATTTGATGAAGTAAAAGAACAGCTTTTGGAAATTGAAGGAGAGATTGCCTCAATAGAGCGGAAAGGTAGACAACTCACCGAGTCGCTTGAAAACTTGGAAAAAGAGATCGGCTCAAAAAACTCTCTTTTATCCTCAAAAGAAAAAAAATTGCAAAGTTTTACCGCTGAAATGAGCAAGGTTCAAACCTCGCTTGAAAAATATCACTTGGAATCCGCACAGCTTGAAACCGAGATAAAAAACGTAAAAGATAATTTTAGAGAATTATATTCGCGCGAGCTTATGGAATATGAGGAGCGAATGTATAAGATAAAAAAATCTTCCTCGGATTTGCGTACAGAACTTGCGGAACGTAAAAGTCATGTAAAAGCGCTTGGAAATGTAAACCTCATGGCGGTTGAAGAATTTGAAGAAGTAAAAGAGCGGTATGATTTTTTGAATACGCAAATTGCAGACCTTGAAAAAGCATCAGCGGATTTGCAGCGTATAACCGATGAGATAAAAGCGGAGTCAACCGAACTGTTTTTAGCAACATATAATAAGATAAAGAAAAACTTTCATAATATGTTCAGAAGGCTTTTCGGCGGCGGAAGGGCGGAGATTCGTCTCACCGATCCGAAAATGGTGTTGGAATCGGGAATCGATATTTTTGCGCAGCCGCCGGGGAAAAAACTTGAAAACATCGGACTGCTTTCGGGCGGCGAAAAATCCATGACGGCAGTCGCCCTGCTTTTTGCAACCTATATGGTAAAGCCGTCTCCTTTTTGTCTTTTGGATGAAATTGATGCCGCCCTTGATGAGCAGAATGTTATCCGTTTTGTTACCGCTTTGCGGGAGTTTGCCAACATAAGCCAGTATATTATTATCACACATAATAAAAAAACAGTTTTAGGTGCAAAAACCATGCTCGGCGTTACAATGGAAGAATCCGGTGTATCAAAAATAATTTCCATCAAGCTTGACCATGAAAGTGAACTTTTACGAAAAGCGGCAATTGACTCGGCTGATGATTTTGTGGAAGAAGATGTCGCTCCTGAAGAAGGAGTGGTAATTCCACCGCATCCGCCAAAGCGTATAAAAACGGTTCAATCTCAAAGTAAAACACTAAATTCTGAAACGCAAACCGAAAATAATGCCGATACTGTTATAAATACCGATTCCGACACGGATGCCGGTGCGGAAAAAGAGTCGGAGCGTTCTGAAGAAGCTTCATCGCTTGTCAGTGAAAATGATTTTTCAGAAAATGAACCGGATGAAGACACGGAAAATCGATAG
- a CDS encoding chemotaxis protein CheX, protein MRVEYINPFSEAAYNILSQVLGGEIKRGDLYLKSSCMPVMGVAAIVGLAGDVEGRVIFDMTGVTALNIASAMNGEELATFDELARATVTELANLITAQAVTKLHDLGFKFDLTPPALFTGDNMEISNNDIEALIVPMETSQGKVEINVAVRDRV, encoded by the coding sequence ATGCGTGTAGAGTATATCAACCCGTTTAGTGAGGCAGCCTATAATATTTTGTCTCAAGTTTTGGGGGGGGAAATTAAAAGAGGTGATTTATACCTGAAATCAAGTTGTATGCCGGTTATGGGTGTTGCGGCTATTGTAGGGCTTGCAGGGGATGTTGAAGGACGTGTTATCTTTGATATGACCGGCGTTACTGCCTTAAATATTGCCTCCGCAATGAATGGTGAAGAGCTTGCAACCTTTGATGAGCTTGCAAGGGCAACGGTTACAGAACTGGCAAACCTTATTACCGCTCAGGCTGTTACAAAACTGCATGATTTGGGTTTTAAATTTGATCTTACCCCTCCGGCTCTTTTTACCGGAGATAATATGGAAATATCAAACAATGATATTGAAGCTTTAATAGTGCCGATGGAAACCTCTCAAGGCAAAGTAGAAATTAATGTCGCTGTTCGTGACAGAGTATAG
- the radA gene encoding DNA repair protein RadA, whose protein sequence is MAKKKSGSSAFRCTNCGYTQPKWLGRCPDCGEWNTMEEVFFTESGSGSALSKVNAGMAVKPLPLAAVQAQDTDRHSTGISELDRVLGGGAVKRSAVMIGGEPGIGKSTLLLQAAAAAGKKVLYVSGEESPGQIRGRADRLHLPLNNIELLCTARAEDIESALNAQNPVFVIIDSIQTIFSPQAGSIPGTINQLKYCAAELIAWVKERDSVLFLTAHVTKDGSIAGPKVLEHLVDTVISFEQNEDDIRFLRALKNRFGSVDELGIFTMSEDGLAAVEDPSGLFITERRGQLPEGSAVAPICEGSRVFMVEVQALTVPAKGAVTRVFSDKVDSARVSRIAAVLEKRVGLRFSDQDIYVNVAGGIRLKEPAVDLALAIALYSARSGLPAQSEAAFIGELSLAGEIRPVKRLPQRIKTAQSLGFTKLYAPLARNQTDTDRNDLIVVESLAQILARAFAANTQDPARG, encoded by the coding sequence ATGGCAAAGAAAAAATCCGGAAGTTCCGCTTTCCGGTGTACGAATTGCGGATATACGCAGCCGAAATGGCTGGGACGCTGCCCCGATTGCGGCGAGTGGAATACAATGGAAGAAGTTTTTTTTACGGAAAGCGGTTCCGGAAGCGCACTGTCGAAGGTAAATGCCGGCATGGCGGTAAAACCCTTGCCGCTTGCCGCTGTGCAGGCTCAGGATACGGACAGACACTCCACCGGAATCAGCGAGCTTGACCGTGTGTTGGGCGGCGGCGCGGTGAAGCGCTCGGCGGTAATGATTGGCGGGGAGCCCGGTATCGGAAAATCAACCCTGCTGTTGCAAGCGGCTGCCGCAGCGGGGAAAAAGGTGCTCTATGTTTCGGGCGAGGAATCCCCCGGACAGATCAGAGGGCGTGCGGACAGACTGCATTTGCCGCTGAACAATATTGAGCTGCTTTGCACCGCTCGGGCGGAAGATATTGAATCCGCCTTAAATGCTCAAAATCCCGTCTTTGTTATTATTGATTCTATTCAAACAATCTTTTCTCCTCAGGCGGGAAGTATTCCGGGAACAATCAACCAGCTGAAATACTGCGCCGCAGAACTTATCGCCTGGGTAAAAGAGCGGGACTCAGTGCTTTTCCTTACCGCCCATGTAACCAAAGACGGCAGCATCGCAGGCCCGAAGGTGCTGGAACACTTGGTCGACACGGTAATTTCGTTTGAGCAAAATGAAGATGATATTCGCTTTTTGCGTGCCCTCAAAAACAGATTCGGCTCGGTTGACGAGCTTGGCATTTTCACAATGAGCGAAGACGGTCTTGCTGCCGTTGAAGACCCGTCCGGGCTTTTTATTACCGAGCGGCGGGGACAGCTGCCCGAAGGCTCAGCCGTTGCGCCCATCTGCGAGGGAAGCAGAGTGTTCATGGTGGAAGTACAGGCACTCACTGTTCCCGCAAAGGGAGCAGTTACCAGAGTTTTCTCCGATAAGGTTGATTCCGCCCGGGTAAGCCGCATTGCGGCGGTGCTTGAAAAACGGGTTGGACTGCGTTTTTCAGACCAAGACATTTATGTAAACGTTGCCGGCGGCATTCGCTTAAAAGAGCCGGCGGTTGACCTTGCGCTTGCAATCGCCCTGTATTCGGCGCGCTCAGGCTTACCTGCCCAATCGGAGGCAGCCTTTATCGGCGAGCTCAGTTTGGCGGGAGAAATACGTCCGGTAAAACGGCTCCCGCAGCGCATCAAAACCGCGCAAAGCCTCGGCTTTACAAAACTCTATGCGCCCCTTGCCCGCAATCAAACCGACACCGACCGCAACGACCTCATTGTTGTGGAAAGCTTAGCTCAAATACTCGCCCGTGCCTTCGCCGCAAACACACAAGACCCCGCACGCGGCTAG